Proteins from a genomic interval of Sphingobacterium sp. SYP-B4668:
- a CDS encoding DinB family protein, producing MGIKQSLLIELEKETASTRKMLEVLSDEHLDWRPHEKSMSLTRLATHTVEMTNLATEVIARDTFNFEIDFKGHKFSKVQEIIQFLDEGYERNCAAIERSRDEDWLSEFELKSGDYVIAKMPKVGAVRFLVFNHVYHHRGQLTVYLRLLGLPVPGLYGPSADDRMK from the coding sequence ATGGGAATTAAGCAGAGTTTGTTGATTGAATTGGAGAAGGAAACCGCAAGTACAAGAAAAATGTTGGAGGTATTGTCTGATGAACATTTGGACTGGAGACCACATGAGAAATCAATGTCATTGACGCGTTTAGCAACACATACCGTTGAGATGACGAATCTAGCTACGGAAGTGATAGCTCGCGATACATTTAATTTTGAAATTGATTTTAAAGGACATAAGTTTTCTAAAGTACAGGAGATTATTCAATTTTTAGATGAGGGCTACGAACGTAATTGTGCCGCAATAGAGCGTTCGAGGGATGAGGACTGGCTATCCGAGTTTGAATTAAAATCTGGAGATTATGTGATTGCGAAAATGCCAAAAGTGGGGGCGGTTCGTTTTTTGGTATTCAATCATGTGTATCATCATAGAGGTCAGTTGACCGTGTATCTTCGATTATTGGGGCTACCTGTGCCGGGGTTATATGGTCCGTCTGCAGATGATCGGATGAAATAA
- a CDS encoding DUF4252 domain-containing protein has product MKRLKICFLLLMTSVLMQSCLVKSRPNMDFVNRHHLSKEAAVVSLNVPTYLVRPFVKNALKDGDEDQELIRFALKKLKRVKMMTISNSKNERLMKDFQKYLIRNRFEEMASLYSDGARISINGKFKGNRIKRLMLGIADDEDLVFVDIKSDLSIEELSDMIQHYEGQQKRKANM; this is encoded by the coding sequence ATGAAACGTTTAAAAATTTGCTTTTTGCTCTTAATGACTAGTGTCTTGATGCAAAGCTGTCTTGTAAAGAGTCGTCCAAATATGGACTTTGTAAATCGTCATCATCTTTCTAAGGAGGCAGCGGTCGTGTCTTTAAATGTCCCAACTTATTTGGTTCGCCCATTCGTGAAAAATGCGCTTAAGGACGGAGATGAAGACCAAGAATTGATTCGGTTTGCGCTTAAAAAGTTGAAGAGGGTGAAAATGATGACAATATCGAATTCGAAGAATGAGCGTTTGATGAAGGATTTTCAGAAGTATTTAATACGTAATCGTTTCGAAGAAATGGCTAGTCTTTACAGTGATGGGGCCCGAATATCTATAAATGGAAAATTTAAAGGTAATCGTATCAAACGACTAATGCTCGGTATTGCTGACGATGAAGATTTGGTTTTTGTCGATATTAAATCTGATTTGAGTATTGAAGAACTTTCGGACATGATTCAGCATTATGAGGGTCAACAGAAGAGAAAAGCAAATATGTGA
- a CDS encoding DUF4252 domain-containing protein produces the protein MKTTLFFICLCYLNIANAQIAKLDKIFEQYKEGKGVTSIKIAKPMFSMLNKLKLGDEELNQIKPLLANINSIKMLIVEDSEDKHLKSEVSKAFAALKYEELVSINSDGNKIRFLTESSQSDNLNNLLLSIVADDSVIFMILDGKVRYEDINKLIDQ, from the coding sequence ATGAAGACTACCCTATTTTTTATATGTCTTTGCTATCTAAACATAGCAAATGCGCAGATTGCTAAATTGGACAAAATCTTTGAGCAATATAAGGAAGGAAAAGGTGTCACATCTATTAAGATAGCCAAACCTATGTTTAGTATGCTGAACAAGCTCAAACTTGGGGATGAAGAGCTTAATCAAATTAAACCGCTCCTGGCAAACATTAACTCCATTAAGATGCTAATTGTGGAGGATAGTGAGGATAAACACCTAAAGTCAGAAGTGTCAAAAGCATTTGCCGCACTGAAGTATGAGGAGCTGGTTTCTATTAATTCAGATGGCAATAAAATCCGCTTTTTAACTGAGAGTTCTCAATCCGATAATCTTAATAACTTATTATTGAGTATTGTAGCTGATGATAGCGTGATATTTATGATTTTAGATGGCAAGGTTCGATATGAGGATATTAACAAGTTAATTGACCAATAA
- a CDS encoding RNA polymerase sigma factor, with product MNQETFKANIFIHKDKLFRFACRFMVNQQDAFDLVQEVLMKLWEIRDDLQGIVNTEAFAMRMTKNMALNKISRECVKARYESEYRLGHQQDHDPALTKDIVLRLIDSLPEKQRLVMYLRDIEEYDIVTICELTGMEENAIRVNLSRARNTVKGVLSKIFDYEERRIRAIKS from the coding sequence ATGAATCAAGAAACCTTTAAAGCGAACATTTTTATCCATAAGGATAAACTATTCCGTTTTGCTTGCCGGTTTATGGTTAATCAACAAGATGCTTTCGATTTGGTGCAAGAGGTGTTGATGAAGCTTTGGGAAATACGTGATGATTTACAGGGTATAGTTAATACAGAAGCGTTTGCCATGAGGATGACAAAAAATATGGCCCTAAATAAAATTTCTAGAGAATGTGTAAAGGCGAGGTACGAAAGTGAGTATCGTCTTGGTCATCAACAAGATCATGACCCCGCGCTTACGAAAGACATTGTATTAAGATTAATAGATTCGTTACCTGAAAAGCAACGCTTAGTGATGTACTTAAGAGATATTGAAGAATACGATATTGTCACTATATGCGAATTGACAGGTATGGAGGAAAATGCAATACGTGTCAATTTATCTCGTGCTAGAAATACGGTAAAAGGAGTGTTGAGTAAAATTTTTGATTATGAAGAGAGAAGAATTAGAGCGATTAAGAGCTAA
- a CDS encoding GtrA family protein, protein MKQQIFAFAKAQASAFIGGVFDYGVMVFCKEVVGIDVKNAIRISGALGAVVNFSLNRYWAFQKDDSPVGGQVWKFILVVLGSILLKSEATPFVSQVFGIDYKVGRLAVELVVSLGFNYPLQRYWVFR, encoded by the coding sequence ATGAAACAGCAGATATTTGCGTTTGCAAAAGCTCAAGCCTCCGCCTTTATAGGCGGAGTTTTTGATTATGGGGTAATGGTGTTCTGCAAGGAAGTCGTCGGGATCGATGTCAAGAACGCTATCCGTATATCCGGTGCCCTAGGCGCCGTGGTCAATTTTTCCCTAAATCGATATTGGGCGTTCCAGAAAGACGACAGTCCGGTCGGGGGGCAGGTATGGAAGTTTATATTGGTGGTGTTGGGCAGTATTCTCTTGAAATCCGAGGCGACCCCATTCGTGTCGCAGGTCTTCGGTATAGATTATAAGGTGGGTAGGTTGGCCGTTGAGCTGGTCGTGTCCCTGGGATTCAACTATCCCCTGCAACGCTACTGGGTCTTTAGATGA
- a CDS encoding CDP-alcohol phosphatidyltransferase family protein, with product MSEFKINKKLFQDRKRTNILSSPEQKLITYLVPKVPSWISSDMLTGIGTFGSALVLVAFILARFVSVEYLLIGVLGFVINWFGDSLDGRLAFYRNKSRRWYGFSLDIIMDWISTVLIGFGYIIYAKGIFEVIGYVLVACYGWSMIISQLRYKVTDKYTIDAGIVGPTEIRVIISLVLVLEVVFPGVINYLVAAICAILFFINIKDTGLLLKMGDERDEEEKAAKREQELRKRVD from the coding sequence ATGAGTGAATTCAAGATTAATAAGAAATTATTTCAAGACCGCAAACGAACAAACATACTAAGTAGTCCGGAACAAAAACTAATTACATATTTGGTGCCGAAAGTCCCGTCATGGATATCCTCGGATATGTTGACTGGGATTGGGACGTTTGGCTCTGCTTTGGTATTGGTCGCATTTATTTTAGCGAGATTCGTGAGTGTTGAATACCTACTTATTGGTGTTTTGGGGTTTGTGATAAATTGGTTTGGGGATTCCTTGGACGGTAGATTAGCCTTTTATAGAAATAAGTCCCGAAGATGGTATGGATTCTCCTTGGATATTATTATGGATTGGATCAGTACAGTATTGATTGGCTTTGGTTATATTATATATGCAAAAGGTATTTTTGAAGTAATTGGATATGTATTGGTTGCTTGTTATGGTTGGAGTATGATTATTTCTCAGTTGCGCTACAAGGTGACTGACAAGTATACAATCGACGCGGGAATAGTAGGGCCTACCGAGATACGAGTGATTATAAGTCTTGTCCTGGTGCTGGAGGTCGTTTTTCCCGGGGTAATCAATTACTTGGTTGCTGCTATTTGTGCTATTTTATTTTTCATCAATATTAAGGATACAGGCCTTCTTTTAAAAATGGGGGACGAAAGGGACGAAGAGGAGAAGGCTGCAAAACGAGAGCAGGAATTGAGGAAGAGAGTTGATTAG
- a CDS encoding NAD-dependent epimerase/dehydratase family protein produces the protein MKERVLITGASGFVGFHLVEAAKSAGLEVHAAVRKSSSISQIEHAVDKFVYLDYEDHEGLISVLEENQYQYVIHAAAMTRAKEEKDLIRVNRDYTLKFFSAIFDADIPLKRVTFVSSLAAVGPIAIQDGLISERTAYRPVTAYGRSKREIELVLKDRFADKPITIIRPTAVYGPREKDIFILFKTLNSGVDAYIGRKPQQLSFIYVDDLAKVILHSCLVTHAQFKVYNISDGNIYSRYEMADIFKKTLNKRAIRVHIPFFVIKKIAHLFEWAYKRSPNIPVLYPERLNELTAANWGCDVSAARRELGFDPKFDLVTGLTETLMWYKENRWL, from the coding sequence ATGAAAGAGAGAGTCCTAATAACTGGGGCTAGTGGATTTGTAGGGTTTCATCTTGTGGAGGCTGCCAAATCTGCTGGCTTGGAAGTCCATGCTGCAGTGCGTAAGTCTAGTTCTATTTCTCAGATAGAACACGCAGTGGATAAATTTGTGTATTTGGACTACGAAGACCATGAAGGATTGATTTCTGTGCTAGAGGAAAATCAGTACCAGTATGTCATCCACGCCGCTGCCATGACAAGAGCAAAAGAGGAAAAGGATTTGATTCGGGTTAATCGAGACTACACGCTAAAATTCTTTTCTGCAATTTTCGATGCGGATATACCTTTAAAACGAGTGACATTTGTCAGCAGCTTAGCGGCGGTTGGACCTATCGCAATACAAGATGGATTGATTTCTGAACGTACAGCCTATCGACCCGTGACCGCATATGGACGCAGTAAGCGGGAGATAGAATTGGTGTTGAAAGATCGGTTTGCGGACAAGCCGATTACGATAATTAGACCTACTGCTGTATATGGTCCGCGAGAGAAGGATATATTCATACTTTTTAAAACATTGAATAGTGGGGTAGATGCTTATATTGGACGTAAACCCCAACAATTGAGTTTTATCTATGTGGATGATTTGGCGAAAGTGATTTTGCATTCCTGCCTGGTCACGCATGCACAGTTTAAGGTGTATAATATTTCGGATGGAAATATCTACAGCCGATATGAAATGGCTGATATTTTTAAGAAGACGTTGAATAAACGTGCCATTAGGGTTCATATACCATTTTTTGTAATCAAAAAAATTGCTCATTTATTTGAATGGGCCTATAAACGTTCTCCAAATATTCCAGTCTTATATCCTGAACGACTAAATGAATTGACTGCCGCAAATTGGGGATGTGATGTTTCTGCCGCTAGAAGGGAATTAGGGTTTGATCCTAAATTTGACTTAGTAACTGGTTTGACAGAGACCTTGATGTGGTATAAAGAGAATAGGTGGCTATAA
- the spt gene encoding serine palmitoyltransferase, whose product MSKGKLSERISHFNIVEELKSKGLYAYFRPIQSKQDTEVLIDGKRVLMFGSNSYLGLTVDPRIIESAQNALSKYGTGCAGSRFLNGTLDIHVELEHKLSQLVGKEASILFSTGFQSNLGPISCLTGRNDYILLDERDHASIIDGSRLSFSKVIKYAHNDMNDLRSKLSRLPEDSAKMIVTDGIFSMEGDIVNLPEMVKIADEFDAILMVDDAHSLGVIGENGAGTASHFGLTDKVDLIMGTFSKSLASLGGFVAGDADVIDYLKHNARSVMFSASMTPASVASTLKALEIMVSEPEHMENLWKNTNYAKRLLLESGFDLGETESPILPIFIRNNEKTFWVTKMLQDDGVFVNPVVSPAVPSEESLIRFSLMASHTFEQIDEAVEKMVKVFKLAEIESLI is encoded by the coding sequence ATGAGCAAGGGAAAGTTAAGCGAGAGAATTTCGCATTTTAATATTGTCGAAGAGCTGAAGTCGAAGGGTCTGTATGCTTATTTTAGACCGATTCAATCTAAGCAAGATACAGAGGTGTTGATTGATGGCAAAAGGGTGCTAATGTTTGGCTCCAATTCATATTTGGGGTTGACAGTTGATCCTCGTATCATAGAGTCTGCCCAAAACGCTCTTTCAAAATATGGCACAGGATGCGCGGGGTCTCGTTTCTTAAATGGGACATTGGATATTCATGTTGAATTGGAACACAAATTGTCTCAGCTAGTGGGTAAAGAGGCGTCTATTTTGTTCAGTACGGGGTTTCAGTCTAATCTAGGGCCGATTTCATGTTTGACAGGCCGAAATGATTATATTTTATTGGATGAAAGAGATCATGCATCTATTATTGATGGTAGTCGATTGTCTTTCTCTAAAGTAATCAAGTATGCCCACAATGATATGAATGATTTGCGGTCTAAACTATCCCGTCTTCCGGAGGATAGTGCGAAAATGATCGTTACTGACGGTATATTCAGTATGGAAGGGGATATCGTTAACTTACCGGAGATGGTTAAGATTGCGGATGAATTTGATGCAATATTAATGGTCGATGATGCACATAGCTTGGGCGTTATTGGTGAGAATGGTGCTGGTACAGCTTCTCATTTTGGATTGACTGACAAAGTTGATTTGATTATGGGGACTTTTAGTAAATCTCTTGCTTCGCTCGGTGGTTTTGTGGCAGGTGATGCAGACGTAATCGATTATTTAAAACATAATGCTCGCTCTGTAATGTTTAGTGCTAGTATGACTCCTGCTTCGGTAGCCTCTACTTTAAAAGCATTGGAAATCATGGTCAGCGAACCTGAGCATATGGAAAATCTTTGGAAGAATACAAACTACGCAAAAAGATTACTTTTAGAAAGTGGATTTGATTTAGGAGAAACAGAAAGTCCTATTCTCCCTATCTTTATCCGTAATAACGAAAAGACGTTCTGGGTGACAAAAATGCTCCAAGATGATGGCGTATTCGTAAACCCTGTTGTATCTCCAGCAGTTCCTTCCGAGGAATCTTTAATCAGATTCTCATTAATGGCTTCTCACACGTTCGAACAAATCGATGAGGCTGTCGAGAAAATGGTGAAGGTATTTAAGCTAGCTGAAATTGAATCTCTAATCTAA
- the smpB gene encoding SsrA-binding protein SmpB: protein MALAANINIKNKRASFEYHLLDKYVAGIQLLGTEIKSIREGKANINDSFCAFFDKGLYIRNMHIAEYSHGSFYNHESKRDRQLLLTNKELKKLKIKGDEKGFTIVPLRIFISDRGFAKVEIALAQGKKDFDKRETLKERDSKRELDRAMKK from the coding sequence ATGGCATTAGCGGCAAATATAAATATCAAAAACAAAAGAGCTTCGTTCGAATATCACCTATTAGATAAATACGTGGCGGGAATACAATTATTAGGTACCGAGATTAAATCAATACGCGAGGGAAAGGCTAATATCAACGATAGCTTCTGCGCCTTTTTTGACAAAGGCTTATACATCCGCAACATGCATATTGCTGAATACTCCCACGGCTCATTCTACAACCATGAGTCAAAGCGAGATCGACAGTTACTGCTAACAAATAAAGAGTTGAAAAAACTCAAAATCAAAGGCGATGAAAAGGGCTTCACGATTGTACCCCTTCGTATATTTATCAGTGACAGAGGGTTCGCAAAAGTTGAAATTGCATTGGCGCAAGGAAAGAAGGATTTCGACAAACGTGAAACCCTCAAAGAAAGAGACTCCAAACGCGAATTGGACAGAGCTATGAAGAAGTAA
- a CDS encoding AraC family transcriptional regulator, with amino-acid sequence MMKHLLNQLPFTDRRELTSLVEHRRAYSLQDFELNVYETYQESKLVPLHFSDLVVINMLKGKKVMHMGSSPRFDYLPGETVIVPPLVSMHIDFPEASEEDPTQCTALAISHQKIQAILGYLNEYFPRTFAEGGWKFQLEHYHFLNDAELAKLTDKLFAISISGEKHKDILADLTLKELLIRIMQTQSLISIESCTTKSGSRLHAVTSYIQEHIHEHITIESLSQKAHMSKPSLFRSFKEELGISPMEYVIRARINNAKRVLQYTRNIKEACYASGFNNMNYFVRMFRRQEGMTPGAYLMMS; translated from the coding sequence ATGATGAAACATCTTTTGAATCAATTACCATTTACGGATAGGCGAGAACTTACTTCTCTTGTAGAGCACCGAAGGGCTTATAGTCTTCAAGATTTTGAACTTAACGTATATGAGACTTATCAGGAGAGTAAACTTGTTCCTCTGCATTTTAGTGATTTAGTGGTGATTAATATGTTGAAAGGGAAGAAGGTGATGCACATGGGAAGTAGTCCTCGATTTGACTATTTACCTGGAGAGACGGTAATTGTTCCACCTTTGGTATCGATGCATATTGATTTCCCGGAAGCTTCGGAGGAGGATCCAACACAATGTACGGCGCTCGCAATTAGTCATCAAAAGATTCAAGCAATCCTAGGGTATCTCAATGAATACTTTCCGCGTACATTTGCTGAGGGGGGATGGAAATTCCAATTGGAGCATTACCATTTTTTGAATGATGCAGAGTTGGCAAAGTTGACTGATAAGCTTTTTGCGATATCGATAAGTGGTGAAAAGCATAAGGATATATTGGCCGATTTAACTCTTAAGGAGCTGCTCATCCGAATTATGCAGACGCAAAGCCTTATTAGTATAGAGAGCTGCACTACAAAGTCTGGTTCAAGACTGCATGCAGTGACATCCTATATCCAAGAACACATTCATGAACATATCACAATAGAGTCTTTAAGCCAAAAGGCACATATGAGTAAGCCGAGCCTCTTTCGGTCGTTTAAAGAGGAGCTGGGTATTAGTCCTATGGAGTATGTAATTCGGGCACGCATCAATAATGCAAAAAGAGTACTTCAGTATACTCGAAATATCAAAGAGGCTTGTTATGCAAGCGGCTTTAATAACATGAACTATTTTGTCCGCATGTTTCGCAGGCAAGAGGGAATGACGCCTGGTGCATATTTGATGATGTCCTAG
- a CDS encoding aldehyde dehydrogenase family protein, with protein MSTFNRPTFNERYDNYINGKFTAPIQGKYFDVVSPIDGLVFTKAAHSTKEDLNIAVDAAAEAFKIWGKTSATERSIILNKIADRIEQNLEFIATVETIDNGKAVRETLNADIPLAIDHFRYFASVIRAEEGSLTELDSSTVSLIVHEPIGVVAQIIPWNFPILMAVWKLAPALAAGNCVVLKPAESTPISILVLMDLIGDLLPPGVINIVNGFGSELGRALVTNPKVAKAAFTGSTATGRLVMQYATENIIPVTLELGGKSPNIFFSSVMDEDDAFLDKAIEGAVLFAFNQGEICTCPSRLLIQQDIYDRFIEKVIDRVNKIKVGNPLDSTVMMGAQASQIQKDKIVSYIKLGKEEGAEILTGGDINNLGDGLENGYYIKPTLFKGHNKMRIFQEEIFGPVLAVTTFKDEAEAIAIANDTMYGLGAGVWTRDAHQLYQIPRAIQAGRVWVNQYHNYPAGAPFGGYKQSGIGRENHKMMLGHYRQTKNMLISYSKEKLGFF; from the coding sequence ATGAGTACATTCAATAGACCAACGTTCAATGAACGCTACGACAACTACATAAACGGAAAATTTACAGCCCCCATCCAAGGAAAATATTTTGATGTTGTCTCTCCAATAGATGGTCTCGTTTTCACCAAGGCCGCGCATTCCACGAAAGAAGATTTAAATATTGCCGTCGATGCTGCTGCTGAAGCCTTTAAAATATGGGGCAAGACCTCAGCTACTGAACGAAGCATTATCTTAAATAAAATTGCAGACCGTATTGAGCAAAATCTTGAATTCATAGCTACTGTCGAAACGATAGACAATGGCAAAGCAGTACGCGAGACGTTAAATGCAGACATTCCATTAGCAATCGATCACTTTAGATACTTTGCCAGCGTCATTCGCGCAGAAGAAGGATCATTGACAGAGTTGGATAGCAGCACCGTATCCTTAATTGTCCACGAGCCAATTGGCGTCGTTGCACAAATCATACCTTGGAACTTCCCCATTCTAATGGCTGTTTGGAAACTTGCTCCTGCTTTAGCTGCCGGCAACTGTGTCGTTCTGAAACCAGCAGAAAGCACACCTATATCCATTCTAGTATTGATGGATCTGATCGGTGATTTACTCCCTCCAGGCGTCATCAATATTGTTAATGGATTTGGATCAGAACTTGGCAGAGCACTCGTCACCAATCCAAAAGTAGCCAAAGCGGCATTTACAGGCTCTACAGCCACTGGCCGTCTCGTAATGCAGTACGCCACCGAAAACATAATTCCCGTCACATTAGAATTAGGAGGAAAGTCCCCTAACATCTTCTTCAGCTCCGTCATGGACGAAGACGACGCATTTTTAGACAAAGCAATAGAAGGCGCAGTCCTTTTCGCATTCAATCAAGGAGAGATCTGTACCTGCCCCTCGCGTCTACTTATTCAACAAGACATCTATGACCGATTCATTGAGAAAGTCATAGACCGTGTCAACAAGATAAAAGTTGGGAATCCACTAGATAGTACAGTGATGATGGGAGCGCAAGCTTCCCAAATCCAAAAGGATAAAATTGTGTCTTACATTAAACTCGGAAAGGAAGAAGGCGCCGAAATTCTCACTGGTGGTGACATCAACAATTTGGGCGACGGTTTGGAAAATGGATATTACATTAAACCAACCTTATTCAAAGGACACAACAAAATGCGCATCTTTCAAGAAGAAATATTTGGCCCAGTACTCGCAGTCACCACCTTCAAAGATGAAGCTGAGGCTATTGCAATCGCAAATGACACCATGTATGGACTTGGTGCAGGCGTATGGACCAGAGATGCACATCAGCTTTACCAAATTCCTAGAGCGATCCAAGCAGGCAGAGTTTGGGTCAACCAATATCACAACTATCCTGCAGGAGCTCCATTTGGTGGTTACAAGCAGTCAGGTATCGGCAGAGAAAACCATAAAATGATGCTCGGCCACTATAGACAGACCAAAAACATGTTGATTTCCTACAGTAAAGAAAAGCTCGGATTCTTCTAA